GTGCTTCTCGGACCCGCGCGGGACCCTGCCGGAGTACGGGAGGCGAAGAGCATCCGCGGGGCCTTCGAGAAGATCGCCCGGAGCCGTTCTCCCTTCGTCTCCCGCGGGGACGACTCGGGGACGAACATGAAGGAGATGGACCTCTGGGAGGACTGCGGCATTCAGCCCGGGGGCAAGGGCTGGTACCTGGAGACGGGAGGGGGAATGGCGGAAACCCTCGCGGCCGCCGGCCGGGCCCGTGCCTACACCCTCTGTGACGAGGGAACCTATCTCAACCATAACAGCGGATCGGACCTGGAGATTCTGCATCGCGGAGATCCCTGCCTGGTCAACGTGTACAGTCTCGTGGTCGTTAACCCGGCCCGCTTCCCGGCCGTCCGCTACCGGGAGGCGATGGACTTCATCGCATTCTGTACCTCGCCGGAAGGCCGACATCTGATCGGAGCATACGTCAAGCACGGCTCCCGTCTCTTCGAACCTGAAGGGATGGACGCCCTGCCGCCTTTCCGGGAATCACCCCTTTCGTGAAGGAGGTTCGCCCATGTCTCTTATGCGTCTTCTGCAGTGGTTCCTGGTCCTTTCGTTCCTCTTCCCGCCCGGCGTTTCCGCGGCCGTGCGGATCCGTTGTGCCTCGACGACAAGCACACAGAACTCGGGGCTTCTTGATTACCTGCTGCCGCTTTTCGAAAGGGAGAGCGGTATCCATGTCGATGTCGTGGCCGTCGGAACCGGGGCCGCCCTGGAGATCGGGAAAAGGGGGGATGCCGATGTGGTTCTCGTCCACGCGAAAGACCTGGAACTCAAGGCGCTGAAAGCGGGGTTCTTCGTCAAGCGCAGGGACGTTATGTACAACGATTTCGTGATCCTGGGACCTCCTGCCGACCCGGCCGGTATCCGTGGGGCGGCCACGGTTCCGAAGGCCTTTCGACTGATCGCTGCGAAGGGGGCTCCCTTTGTGTCGAGGGGGGACCGGTCGGGGACCCATCACCGGGAACTCTTCCTGTGGAAGAAAGCCGGGATCAGCCCGAAGGGGAGGCCCTGGTATATGGAGGTGGGGCAGGGGATGGCGAAGACGCTCCGGATCGCCTCGGAGAAGCAGGCTTACACATTGAGTGACCGGGGGACATGGCTTGCCGTGTCCGACCGTGACCGGCTTGCCCTTTCGATCCTTTACGAAGGGAGCCCTCTTCTCCGCAACCAGTATGGCGTCATGGCGGTCAACCCTGCAAAACATCCCCATGTGAAATATCCGGAGGCCATGAAGCTGATCCGTTGGCTGACCTCCCCGGCGGGACAGAAGGCGATCGCCGCCTTCAAGGGGCCGGGTGGGCAGCAGCTCTTCTTCCCCGATGCCCGCTGACCGGGCGGTGAGGAAGAGAAGGGAGAGGATGTGTGATGGACGTTTTCCTGCAGGCCTTTGCGATGATCCTCCAGCTCAAGCCGGAGCTGTTGCATATCATACTCCTTTCCCTCAGGGTATCCGGTCTTGCCCTCCTGGCGGCCACGCTTCTCGGGCTGCCCCTCGGTGCGGTTATGGGGATTGCCGTATTTCCAGGCCGGTCCC
This window of the Deltaproteobacteria bacterium genome carries:
- a CDS encoding solute-binding protein — translated: MAKPVRIMMASTSSVQNSGLLDRLIPAYEKATPYPVRVEVLAVGTGKAIRLAKRGKADLLLIHDPFREEKFVREGYGVNRREVMHNGFVLLGPARDPAGVREAKSIRGAFEKIARSRSPFVSRGDDSGTNMKEMDLWEDCGIQPGGKGWYLETGGGMAETLAAAGRARAYTLCDEGTYLNHNSGSDLEILHRGDPCLVNVYSLVVVNPARFPAVRYREAMDFIAFCTSPEGRHLIGAYVKHGSRLFEPEGMDALPPFRESPLS
- a CDS encoding solute-binding protein codes for the protein MRLLQWFLVLSFLFPPGVSAAVRIRCASTTSTQNSGLLDYLLPLFERESGIHVDVVAVGTGAALEIGKRGDADVVLVHAKDLELKALKAGFFVKRRDVMYNDFVILGPPADPAGIRGAATVPKAFRLIAAKGAPFVSRGDRSGTHHRELFLWKKAGISPKGRPWYMEVGQGMAKTLRIASEKQAYTLSDRGTWLAVSDRDRLALSILYEGSPLLRNQYGVMAVNPAKHPHVKYPEAMKLIRWLTSPAGQKAIAAFKGPGGQQLFFPDAR